One Staphylococcus simiae genomic region harbors:
- a CDS encoding MogA/MoaB family molybdenum cofactor biosynthesis protein: MGEHTNVKLNRQVKAAVLTVSDTRDVDTDKGGQLVKRLLQEDQVIIADHHYQIVKDDKALITTQIEEWLAEDVDVIITTGGTGIAQRDVTIEAVRPLLTKEIEGFGELFRYLSYTEDVGTRALLSRAVAGTVNNQLIFSLPGSTGAVKLAIEKLIKPELNHLVHELTK; this comes from the coding sequence ATGGGTGAACATACTAACGTCAAATTGAATAGACAAGTGAAAGCAGCAGTATTAACAGTCTCCGATACTAGAGATGTTGATACAGATAAAGGCGGACAGTTAGTTAAACGTTTATTACAAGAAGATCAAGTGATTATTGCTGATCACCATTATCAAATCGTCAAAGATGATAAAGCATTAATTACAACACAAATAGAAGAATGGCTTGCTGAAGATGTAGATGTCATTATTACAACTGGTGGCACTGGTATTGCCCAACGTGATGTTACAATTGAAGCAGTTAGACCATTGCTTACTAAAGAAATAGAAGGTTTTGGAGAGTTATTTAGATATTTGAGTTATACAGAAGATGTAGGTACAAGAGCTTTATTATCTAGAGCAGTGGCAGGTACAGTTAATAATCAACTTATCTTTTCATTACCTGGTTCAACAGGTGCTGTTAAGTTAGCAATAGAAAAGCTCATCAAACCAGAATTAAATCATCTAGTTCATGAGCTAACAAAATAG
- a CDS encoding molybdopterin molybdotransferase MoeA yields the protein MVVEKRNPIPVKEAIERIVKQQSSMETLTVSLNDSLGHILAEDIVATYDIPRFNKSPYDGFAIRSQDSANASGQHRVEFKVIDHIGAGSVSNKIVGDHEAVRIMTGAQVPEGADAVVMFEQTIEQEDTFTIRKPFAKNENISLKGEETTTGDLVLKKGQTVNPGAIAVLATYGYTEVKVVKQPSVAVIATGSELLDVADELEEGKIRNSNGPMIKALAEKIGLEVGVYRTQKDDLASGIQIVKEAMSEHDIVITTGGVSVGDFDYLPEIYKAIGAEVLFNKVAMRPGSVTTVAFAQGKYLFGLSGNPSACFTGFELFVKTAVRHMCGALEMYPQIIKATLMEDFTKANPFSRFIRAKATLTTAGATVVPSGFNKSGAVVAIAHANAMIMLPGGSRGFKAGHTVDVILTESNAYEEELML from the coding sequence ATGGTAGTAGAAAAAAGAAATCCCATTCCAGTTAAAGAAGCTATCGAACGTATCGTTAAACAACAAAGTTCTATGGAGACATTGACTGTGTCATTAAATGATAGTTTAGGTCATATTTTAGCTGAAGATATTGTGGCAACATATGATATTCCGAGATTTAATAAATCTCCATACGATGGTTTTGCTATTCGTAGTCAAGATTCAGCGAATGCCAGTGGTCAACATCGTGTTGAATTTAAAGTCATCGATCATATCGGGGCAGGATCAGTTTCAAATAAAATTGTAGGAGATCATGAAGCGGTTAGAATTATGACAGGTGCACAAGTACCTGAAGGCGCTGATGCTGTCGTGATGTTTGAACAAACTATCGAACAAGAGGACACTTTTACAATTCGTAAACCATTTGCTAAAAATGAAAATATTTCATTAAAAGGTGAAGAAACAACGACAGGTGATTTAGTACTTAAGAAAGGTCAAACAGTTAATCCAGGTGCCATCGCTGTCTTAGCAACATATGGCTATACAGAGGTTAAAGTTGTTAAGCAACCTAGCGTAGCTGTGATTGCAACTGGTAGTGAATTACTTGATGTAGCTGATGAATTAGAAGAAGGTAAAATTCGAAACTCTAATGGGCCAATGATTAAAGCGTTAGCCGAAAAAATTGGACTTGAAGTTGGTGTTTATCGTACACAAAAAGATGACTTAGCTAGTGGTATTCAAATCGTTAAAGAGGCCATGTCTGAACATGATATTGTCATAACGACAGGTGGTGTTTCAGTAGGAGACTTTGATTATTTACCAGAAATTTATAAAGCCATCGGAGCTGAAGTACTATTTAATAAAGTTGCTATGCGTCCGGGTAGTGTAACAACTGTGGCTTTTGCACAAGGTAAATATTTATTTGGTTTATCTGGTAATCCATCAGCGTGTTTCACAGGCTTTGAACTATTTGTTAAAACAGCTGTCAGACACATGTGTGGTGCGCTAGAAATGTATCCACAAATTATTAAAGCAACATTAATGGAGGATTTTACTAAAGCTAATCCATTTAGTCGTTTTATTAGAGCTAAAGCAACGTTAACAACTGCTGGTGCGACAGTAGTACCTTCTGGTTTTAATAAATCTGGTGCAGTAGTGGCTATAGCACATGCTAATGCTATGATTATGTTGCCTGGAGGTTCACGTGGTTTTAAAGCAGGTCATACTGTTGATGTCATTTTAACGGAATCTAACGCTTATGAAGAGGAATTAATGCTATGA
- the moaC gene encoding cyclic pyranopterin monophosphate synthase MoaC, giving the protein MSEFTHINQQGHAKMVDVSNKTITKRTAIAHSSIIVNDVIYHQIVTNTAAKGNVLNTAQIAGIMAAKNTATIIPMCHPLPLTGIDVSFSWDTSQAPTSYILNIEATVSTTGKTGVEMEALTTASVTALTIYDMTKAVDKGMIIGQTYLESKSGGKSGDYHRSN; this is encoded by the coding sequence ATGTCTGAATTTACTCATATCAACCAACAAGGTCATGCAAAAATGGTTGATGTATCAAATAAAACTATTACTAAAAGAACTGCAATTGCACATTCCAGTATCATTGTTAATGATGTCATTTATCATCAAATCGTCACTAACACTGCAGCTAAAGGTAATGTACTTAATACTGCACAAATTGCTGGTATTATGGCAGCTAAAAATACTGCAACGATTATACCTATGTGTCATCCATTACCATTAACTGGCATAGATGTTTCATTCAGCTGGGACACGTCACAAGCACCAACATCTTATATATTAAATATTGAAGCAACAGTGTCTACGACCGGTAAAACTGGTGTTGAAATGGAAGCTTTAACAACTGCTTCTGTAACAGCATTAACAATTTATGACATGACTAAAGCTGTCGATAAAGGTATGATTATCGGTCAAACTTATCTTGAAAGTAAATCTGGTGGTAAATCCGGTGACTACCACCGTTCTAATTAA
- a CDS encoding ThiF family adenylyltransferase, giving the protein MNQERYSRQILFKHIGAKGQQQINHKHALIIGMGALGTHLAEGLVRAGIGKLTIVDRDYIEFSNLQRQTLFTEQDALKMMPKVVAAKSHLVDIRHDVEIDAYIEHVDYYFLDTHIHDVDVILDATDNFETRQLINDVAYKYHIPWIYGGVVQSTYIEATFIPGQTPCFNCLVPQLPVLNLTCDTVGVIQPAVTMTTSLQLRDALKILTQQQIDTKITYGDIWDGTHHSFGFSRMQRPTCQTCGENPTFPYLQSGEQSYATLCGRDTVQYENKAITHDMLIQFLNEHQLNYRSNQYMVMFEFKGHRIVAFEGGRFLIHGLNRVTDATHLMNLLFG; this is encoded by the coding sequence GTGAATCAAGAGCGCTATTCAAGACAAATATTATTTAAACATATTGGTGCAAAAGGACAACAACAAATTAACCATAAACATGCATTAATTATTGGAATGGGGGCTTTAGGGACACATTTAGCAGAAGGTCTTGTTAGAGCTGGTATTGGGAAACTTACCATTGTAGATCGAGATTATATTGAATTTAGTAATTTACAACGACAAACATTATTCACTGAACAAGATGCGCTCAAAATGATGCCTAAAGTAGTAGCTGCTAAATCTCATTTGGTTGACATACGACATGATGTTGAGATTGATGCATATATTGAACATGTTGATTATTATTTTTTAGATACGCATATCCATGATGTGGATGTTATTTTAGATGCTACTGATAATTTTGAAACGAGACAACTCATTAATGATGTAGCTTATAAATATCATATTCCTTGGATATATGGTGGGGTTGTTCAAAGTACGTATATAGAAGCAACATTTATCCCTGGACAAACACCATGTTTTAACTGTTTGGTTCCTCAGTTGCCAGTGTTGAATTTAACATGTGATACGGTTGGCGTGATACAACCAGCTGTAACGATGACGACAAGCTTACAATTAAGAGATGCATTAAAAATACTAACACAGCAACAGATTGATACTAAAATTACATATGGTGATATTTGGGATGGGACACATCATTCTTTTGGTTTTAGTAGAATGCAACGACCTACATGTCAAACGTGTGGTGAAAATCCAACATTTCCGTATTTACAAAGTGGCGAACAAAGTTATGCCACATTATGTGGTCGAGATACTGTACAATACGAAAATAAAGCCATTACACATGATATGTTAATTCAATTTTTAAATGAACATCAATTAAACTATCGGAGTAATCAATATATGGTGATGTTTGAATTTAAAGGACATCGTATTGTTGCCTTCGAGGGTGGACGCTTTTTAATTCATGGTTTAAATCGTGTAACAGATGCCACGCATTTAATGAATTTATTATTTGGTTAA